Proteins encoded within one genomic window of Bombina bombina isolate aBomBom1 chromosome 1, aBomBom1.pri, whole genome shotgun sequence:
- the STMN3 gene encoding stathmin-3, with amino-acid sequence MASTVSAYKEKMKELSMLSLICSCFYSQPHPNLIYQYEDMEVKPLNKRASGQSFEVILKSPSDLSPESPPLVVSPRKRDISLEELQKRLEAAEERRKSQEAQVLKQLAEKREHERDVLHKAIEDNNNFSKMAEEKLNYKMELSKEIRDAHLAALRERLREKELHAAEVRRNKEQLEEMSG; translated from the exons CCTACAAGGAGAAAATGAAGGAGCTCTCCATGTTGTCCCTTATCTGCTCTTGCTTCTACTCTCAGCCACACCCCAACCTCATCTATCAGTATGAAG ACATGGAAGTAAAGCCGCTAAACAAGAGGGCATCTGGGCAAAGTTTTGAGGTGATCCTGAAGTCGCCATCAGACTTATCACCTGAGAGTCCCCCTCTTGTTGTCTCACCCAGGAAGAGGGATATTTCTCTGGAAGAACTGCAGAAACGGCTTGAAGCTGCAGAGGAGAGGAGGAAG TCTCAAGAGGCGCAGGTGCTGAAACAGCTGGCCGAGAAGAGGGAGCATGAGAGAGATGTTCTGCACAAGGCTATAGAAGATAACAACAACTTTAGCAAGATGGCAGAGGAAAAACTGAATTATAAAATGGAACTGAGCAAGGAGATAAGAGATGCCCATTTGGCAGCCCTGAGGGAACGCCTCCGTGAGAAG GAACTGCACGCTGCAGAAGTGCGCAGGAACAAGGAGCAATTAGAGGAGATGTCTGGATAA